The following are encoded in a window of Lynx canadensis isolate LIC74 chromosome B1, mLynCan4.pri.v2, whole genome shotgun sequence genomic DNA:
- the FGF17 gene encoding fibroblast growth factor 17 isoform X2, with the protein MGATRLLPNLTLCLQLLILCCQTQYVRDQGAMTDQLSRRQIREYQLYSRTSGKHVQVTGRRISATAEDGNKFAKLIVETDTFGSRVRIKGAESEKYICMNKRGKLIGKPSGKSKDCVFTEIVLENNYTAFQNARHEGWFMAFTRQGRPRQASRSRQNQREAHFIKRLYQGQLPFPNHAERQKQFEFVGSAPTRRTKRTRRPQPLT; encoded by the exons ATGGGAGCCACCCGCCTGCTGCCCAACCTCACTCT GTGCTTGCAGCTACTGATTCTCTGCTGTCAAACTCAG TACGTGAGGGACCAGGGTGCCATGACTGACCAGCTGAGCAGGCGGCAGATCCGTGAGTACCAGCTCTACAGCCGGACCAGTGGCAAGCACGTGCAGGTCACCGGGCGTCGCATCTCTGCCACCGCGGAGGACGGCAACAAGTTTG CCAAACTCATAGTGGAGACAGACACGTTTGGAAGCCGTGTGCGCATCAAGGGTGCTGAGAGCGAGAAATACATCTGTATGAACAAGAGGGGCAAGCTCATCGGAAAG CCCAGTGGGAAGAGCAAAGACTGCGTGTTCACAGAGATCGTGCTGGAGAACAACTACACGGCCTTCCAGAATGCCCGGCACGAGGGCTGGTTCATGGCCTTCACCAGGCAGGGTCGGCCCCGCCAGGCTTCCCGCAGCCGCCAGAACCAGCGAGAGGCTCACTTCATCAAGCGCCTCTACCAGGGCCAGTTGCCCTTCCCCAACCACGCTGAGAGGCAGAAGCAGTTCGAGTTTGTGGGCTCAGCCCCTACCCGCCGGACCAAGCGTACTCGGAGGCCACAGCCCCTAACGTAG
- the FGF17 gene encoding fibroblast growth factor 17 isoform X1: protein MGATRLLPNLTLCLQLLILCCQTQGENHPSPNFNQYVRDQGAMTDQLSRRQIREYQLYSRTSGKHVQVTGRRISATAEDGNKFAKLIVETDTFGSRVRIKGAESEKYICMNKRGKLIGKPSGKSKDCVFTEIVLENNYTAFQNARHEGWFMAFTRQGRPRQASRSRQNQREAHFIKRLYQGQLPFPNHAERQKQFEFVGSAPTRRTKRTRRPQPLT, encoded by the exons ATGGGAGCCACCCGCCTGCTGCCCAACCTCACTCT GTGCTTGCAGCTACTGATTCTCTGCTGTCAAACTCAG GGGGAGAATCACCCGTCTCCTAATTTTAACCAGTACGTGAGGGACCAGGGTGCCATGACTGACCAGCTGAGCAGGCGGCAGATCCGTGAGTACCAGCTCTACAGCCGGACCAGTGGCAAGCACGTGCAGGTCACCGGGCGTCGCATCTCTGCCACCGCGGAGGACGGCAACAAGTTTG CCAAACTCATAGTGGAGACAGACACGTTTGGAAGCCGTGTGCGCATCAAGGGTGCTGAGAGCGAGAAATACATCTGTATGAACAAGAGGGGCAAGCTCATCGGAAAG CCCAGTGGGAAGAGCAAAGACTGCGTGTTCACAGAGATCGTGCTGGAGAACAACTACACGGCCTTCCAGAATGCCCGGCACGAGGGCTGGTTCATGGCCTTCACCAGGCAGGGTCGGCCCCGCCAGGCTTCCCGCAGCCGCCAGAACCAGCGAGAGGCTCACTTCATCAAGCGCCTCTACCAGGGCCAGTTGCCCTTCCCCAACCACGCTGAGAGGCAGAAGCAGTTCGAGTTTGTGGGCTCAGCCCCTACCCGCCGGACCAAGCGTACTCGGAGGCCACAGCCCCTAACGTAG